ACAAGAAGTGGCAAATATGGGGAAATaattccacccccccacacacacacacacactgtgttgGCATGAAAAATGATCTTGGCAGCGTTCTGAGCCCAGACAGGCTCTGCATTGTTTTTTCAATAGGCATTCCCCACAGCTGCTATTGAGAAACTAAGTTGATCTAGGGAACCCAAACCCAAAGCTAGTCTGGCCTTTCAATCAGCTTTGTGCCAGTGAACTGCACTGGTGTTACATGCATCCAAGCACGGAGAGAGGGCTGACTAGCTCAGTGtcccatgtatttatttatgaccTGTGAAGTCACTCCTTCCTTCTAGATGCTCTGGGTGCACTATATAGAGGAACCCGACTTGTCTTCACAAGAGCCCTGTGAGACAGTTCAAGCTAACAAAGAGCAACTAGCCCAAGGTGTACAGTGAGCTTCatgactgagtggggatttgCACCCTTATCTCCCTAATCCAGCAGGCAATCTACTACACTCTAAATATTTAGAGTGTATCTATCACAATACGTACATTTTTGTTtaggaaaaaaatcccaaatcaTCACCAGCATAAATGAAGTGATCTACTTATTTAGTAATATATATAACTGTAATAGAGTTTACTTTCTTGTCAGGATATTTAAGGTCTCAGCTTTATTTTAAATCCAGGGAACCCGAAGGACCACTTTCTCCCTATGAGCCTGCCTGTGTGTTCAAGTTATCGCTTAAATTAAAACACAAAAATCACACATGCATTGTAAAATGCAGACAGGTTGAAATGTGAGTGCAAATCAATCTTCTTGAATGGCCATTGAGCTATTTAAAAAACTTGatataaaagtatttaaaactctttgtttttttcccctcacacTAGTGGGAGAAGGCTGCAAAACTATGTAAGCAGCACATGTTAACTTGGTTGTAGCCTCTGCTTCATATTCCATCTGTTAAGGGGCAGCTTCCCTTTTATCCTTTCATCTGTCTCCCTGTCTCTTTCTTGGATGCATACACATGTATAAATGTACACACATTCCCTTCCAAGAGAGGTTCAAATGACCttctattttttggggggagattaaaaaatatatatatttttcaaaacacAGTTGGGGAAAATGGGAGCGGCAACCCCAGGAATAAACTTCCAaagggcagcagggaaagagggatgAACTGGGAAGAACTGTGATCATTGCACAGACCATGTTATTCACTATAACAGTGACATCAGAAGTAACCAGATGAAAAGTTCAGGAGAAGCTGCTGTTTTATGACTCCTTCACTGTGTTCCAAGTTGCAGAGGCTccataaatgaaaacaaaacattacCCGCTGAGATACATGACAAATAATCATACAGCAAAGTACTCCACAAGGCACTGAATGTGTTTCAACTGGGTCAGAAATACCTCAAGCTGTACTCAAGCTCCTCACCACATCATATGATTCAAACATGAATCAAGCAGGTATTTGTTCCATTGATTAGTTTATAGTCCCAAAGGCCAAACATATTCCCCAAGCTGACACCCCAGAGATGTACCACTGAGAGATGTTTCTCATTTGTTTACTTTATCTTGGTATCCAGAAACATTTCTGAAATATAAGAATTCTGCATTTGAAAAAACGTTCTTATGATAAAGCAAGATTGGCATTCCCTCTCTCACACCTTACCCACATTCATATAGAATTCTACTTCAGAGTATGAACCAAACAGGTATTAATTTAGAGAAAATACAGATATACTCTAGGCCCAAGGAATAGTCTGTAAACACCTGATTGTAAAATATTACTAAAGCTAAGCAGGCACAAACCAAGCTGAAAGGATGTTCTCGGTAAAAGTTGTACAAGCACACACATATTTCAAAAACATACGCTAATGATAATTTGTTTTTGAAGACTTTATAAACAGTGCAAAGGTAGGTATTAATTTAATTCATACCTTTTCCCTTAATTTGCTTTGATACTGGTCCAGTTCTCTTTTGTCCTGAAGTTTTTTTCCAACTTGTCTCCTCAATTACCTTCAATGATAAAAATCAGTGTAACAGACTATTTTCCTAGAGCTTAATAGCATCTGCAATGTACTTTCTTTGTGACAAATTAGGAAGTCAAAAGCATTCCTAGATTGTTTCCACATGGGAATGATTCCTTTGTTCTCTGGCTAAGAGGCTTATATGGTAACAGTGAAATTCCAGCATtccctggagcagcctttctcaacttttttaccattgaggaacacctgaaacattcttcagacttcaaggaaccccagaattggtgtgaTGGTGAAGAAtttggttggaaagcatagctgtgtacgtgcccacccagggcccctattcttcctaccccctccaggttcaTCGTTGGTCactggtcatatcacctgctaatgtttaacaattttaaaatatatatttaaaatgaattgacttcagccattcaggaagcccttccagggtcatcaagaaacttcagaatttcacaaaactctgattgagaaagcctgccctagaggaCAGAGAGCTAGATACATGACAGAGAGCTTTCAagtctgtttttatttaatttatttatttaatttatttatatttatataccaccctccccagaggctcagggcagtttacaggaaacagatacagataacatatggtaacgaCATGTGGTAACagcaataatattataacaacaataaccttaacatgataacaacaataacattaaagaatgatgaaactgtaaaagagcctcagctcaactcttactggtaCCCAGTGGGTTAGGTAGATTGGTAGCAGTCATAGGAGGAGGAAGGGCTTGGGGGTcatttggaagcgatggtttgggtcaacctcaaccaaatgcctggcggaggagctcccctttgcaggcatTGTGGAACTATTTAGATTCTGTCAGAGCcttaatctcctctgggagctcattccaccaggtgggggccagaatggagaatgctctgtccctggttaacgtcaagcgggcttccttggggccagggacgaccaggaggttggaggtagtagagcgcaaggctctttgaggtgtGTAGGCGGAGAGGCAATCCcctaggtatactgggcccagattgcatagggccttaaaggtgataaccaaaaccttaagcctgatccagaattcaacttggagccagcgcagctgctgaaagatgggctggatgtgagacctccgaggtgttgctctgaagaccctggcagccgcgttctggaccaattgcagtttctggatcaagaataagggcaggccagcatagagcgagttacagaagtccagcctagaggtgaccgttgcgtggatcgctgtgactaggtgttccggggccaaggagGGCGCTAGtcgtttggcttggtgaaggtggtaaaatgccagctgtgctaccgtcgtgatctgagcctccattgagagggaggcatcaattatcactcccaggttcctggcggaatggGCCACtgttagttgcactccatccagactgggtaggcgtgcttcctcgcttgggcctttcctgcccagccacaagacTGGGCaggtctttgaagggttgatcttcagacaactctgtttgagccaccccatcaccacttccaggcagctggctaatgtttctgggggagagtcagggtggccatccatcaggaggaagagctgggtgtcatcagcatattggtgacaacccagtccaaacctccacaccagttgggcaaaagggcacataaagatgttaaatagggttggagagagaattgccccctaggggactccacaagccagttggtggcggctgGATGAACTCTCTCCTAATGCTCTCTTTTTCAGAACTGCCCTAAGGCCAAACTTGACAATCATTGCTGCATTTTCCTGCTGTGTTATTGTTTTAGTGGTGGACTGTGAACTATTGTGGGCAACTCATCCAGTTGGGAAAATCAAaatataagtattttaaataaattcataTACTAAAGTCTTTAGTTATACTGGGCATGAGTCAATTTAGACTTTTCAGTCCCATTGACCCATACTAAAACTTTTCCCACAGAAATCAGTGAGGAACAAACCATTTAAACTTTGGTCGGATCATGTCTCTTGTTTCCAATTCCTGTTGCTTTTGTTTACTTGTTGCTTTTGGGAGGCTTAAAGAAATTTAGGCCTATGAAAAGGAATGACTGGGacttatattaaggtgaccagattgtcccacttttggagggacatctgggggtacctggcaaattgtacttacgttgaaattaaatatatatatatatatatattacaatactatttttgcgttctatgaaactttttgttgctccatatagaccaaatttttaatcaagacaccccctcccccagtcaatggtgtcccgcttaaccaatgttaaaatctggtcaccttaacttataTAGTTGTAACCTGTTTAGCATAATCTACTCCTACCTTTCTTTTTTGGAACAGTTACAAAACCAGCCATCAGTCTCCTGGATATTTGCCATCTTGTTGCCTCTTTCTTGAACTGTGAACACAACTGGCTGCAAGCTGACTAGCTCACAAAATTTAAAACTGGTTCAGCAATAAGTAAAGTCATTGCAACTGGTTTGCAGACAGCTTAATAAAGGACATGtccttcattaaaaagaaaagaacctAAACTGATTTCATCTTGTTATCAAAAAGGCAAAATAAGATCCTTTGCCAAATGATCTAATTGATGAAACCCAACATTGCTGAATATACTTTGGAATTCTAGGATTCCTTGCATACAAGTAATGCAAGATGTCTTTACTCACCAGGTCACTACTGTCAAATTTATGCAGTTTCCCTTTGAAAGTTGCAATTTTTCGGTTGACTTCTTGCATGGTTCCAATAACATACACTACAAATCTTTGTTAAGGAACCATTTGAAAAGCTGAGAGCCTTTTGAGAAGATTTCTTTTGAAAACCAGTGTGATTTAGTCTCTctgtcatgaagctcactggacAACCTTGGGTCATTCATACactttcagcctgacctactacttcacagggtgattgtgagggtaaaataggAAAGTCAGGCATGACACACTGCTCCTTGAAGGAACAATGAGATTGAATTCAAGTTCTAAGAATTTCCTGCTGCCTGCCTTTTCATGTCTTATCTTAAATGTGTTACAGTTATTGTAGAAATCATCACTTAGCCTGGCTGTAAAGCCACTCTTCAGAAATGTGAAGGGAAAGGCATGGATCACTAGATAGATGAAAGATAGATATGGCAGCACTTTGTAAAGACATTCTTTACCATGCATTTTAAAAGGCCCATATTTAGCACATCTTGAATTGAGTCAATGAAGTCAaaggtgctgctatagcactaaacaCTATAACACTCAgattagaaaatggaagaaaaaacccTTTGAGAAAGATTGTGCAACGAACAAGGATGGTGGTGGGGGAAGTGTCACTGTTGGAAATAACCATAGCATTTCGAAGATGGCTCATCAACTAAATGAAATTCACTGTCTGAAACCACCATCCCTGTATCGCTTTCATCAAAATTGgatcaacaacaaataacatatgGTTTAGAAAAGTAATGTGAAAATTTtcaatttcttctttaaaaactgaAAGCTGATTATTCAAAGGTGCTAGTTGACAGGTTTTTTATAATAATACTATAGCAACATGTCAAATGcagatttgttttttaataagGCCCTCTGGTAATGACAGGAGAACGGTGATCATAGGGGCTGAAATGGACAAAGTGCCTTCGTATTTGCAGCAACAATGAAAGCTACACAGAAAACTGTCCTTGTGTAGAAGCAGTCACTGATAAACTTCCAAGTTTGGGAAAGAAAGGGACTCTACAGAAGGCTACAACCTCTAAATCCTGAAGCTGGCAGTGTGCTGGAAGGGACTAAAAAAACTTGTTTCAAAGCTATTATGTTCAACCAACTATAGATAATTTGAGTGCCAGATGTGGTCCAATAGCTGCCAGCTGCCCACAATGGTTTATTGTAAGTTTAGGACAAGTAAGAGTGCTTCTTTATTTTTATCTGCACAATAATCCTGTAAAGCAGGTTGCCATTACTTTTATTTTTCATGAATGAGCACTTGAAGTTTGGCAGGCAAGATCTCCCCACACTTATGCTCTCTTTTGAAAAAGGAACATGCCAGAGGCACTAAATAAGTACCAGATAATCAGAGAAGCTTTTCTATCAAAtcaaaaataaaactgaatgtGTAAGTGTATAAAGCCATATAAATCTAAATTGTTTACTATGTGACCATGAGCAAAGGATACTTCGTGGTTTGTCATCTAATTTAGAGTATATGGTGCCATCTTTCTTTTTCTGAGTTGCTGGTGACAATATCAAGAATCCCTTTAAAGGGGTCACAAAGGAATTAGTAGGTATAAATTCCATCTTTCTTCTGTAGGGGAGAAGGGAAAACATCAACAACTTATTTCCATACAAACTTTCCCAACGTGTTGGTCACAAAACATGATCTCACTTGAACTTTACCTGTTATTGTTTAGAACTGATTATAAGGTCACCACCACCATATACAActgtggaggggggactctaaagcaACTTCTGGCTTATTTCTATTACTTTGTAGCAATTGTTGCAGCCAACAAAGAAAATTAATTTAAGTCTATGTAGagtagaacacaattttaaaaatttagtactaatatttaagttaaaaacccaaggcttatagtatagcctcaataaaatcaatgcatgcatgcatattaatgcctccactgaccagatgcgttTCGGTGTTACCAtctttatcaatggtcagacaTCAAATAAAACTAGCATGAAATATAACCTTCATCCAAAGTTTGCTGCAGCATGTAAAGGAGCTAACTGTATATaacaattattgtatttattgtattttatgtatgctggtttTATCTGATGTCTGACCACTGATAATGGCAGTAATGCCAAAATCTACCTAGTTGGTGGAGACATTAGGATGCATTGATTTTATTGACCATTTAtgaactggaggtttcatgccatgctgtacgctggagttttagttgtggcaggttgccccacctcttcctgcacccacatggggaagcatttggccccgtgcacttcatccgcccccgatttgtgctcctgcaccggaactgggacagtgaagttcccagtgcataaatggtcattgaggCTATGCTATAAGCTTGAGTTTGATCCTTAATATTAAGTTGAAGGGTTTTGCAGACTCTGGGCCAAAGTGCTAAGATATTGTGCTATCCATCAACGGATCTCCCAGCACACATTTAATTTGGCCCTTGTTTTAGGTTACATTTGTGCCAGGAGCAAAAGAAGTTCAGCAGTaccatcctaagaagagttgtATATAAGAGTTAAGACCACTTATTTCAATGGACTTGcgagggtgtaattctgcttaggatggcattgtagaTACATACAGAAGAAACATAAAGCCTGGAAATACTTACATATTACCTTTATGCTTCTCTGATGTGATGACACAGAATCTGAAAGGCAAACTTCTTCAAACAGTGGTCCTCAGTTTTGAAACACTATTTACATTCTCTTGAATCCTGTTACTTTGCTTTATATACTTCATTCAAACTATAGGTAAagacaaattattattttaaaatatacatagcaTTTTAGccctgcaatcctatgcacattgCTTTCAAATTATATTCCATTGAGCTCAATTGAACTGTAGAGTAGAAATACACTGATCAAACTGGTCAACAAGTTTCATTATAGTTATAGCCAAAAATAAATGAGATTTTGGATTTCTGTAGCAGTTtaactctttccctttcctgctaACAAGACCTTCGAGACTTTGGAGAATCCCCTTCCTTTGGCTAGTACAGGCAGAACTTATGTAGCTGTTCAGCATGCTTAACTTGAAGATACACAGTAAAGCTGACAGTAGCATCTTATGCATGTCTAGTCAAACAAGTCCCACTATGTTTACTGGCACAATAAGCATGTACAAAACTGCAGCCTTAGACTGGTGCATTCTATAATAGAGAAAGTTTGTCTTTTGAGCCCACCCACTATATATCAAAAGTACTCTTCTTCACACTACTATTTAATCCATTTatgtcctgccttcctcccccagtggaaacccaaaatggcttacatcactctcctctcctccatgataTCCTCATAAAATCTTCACCCAATGAATTCCCATGGCACCagtagggattcaaacttggATTCTCCAAATACTAGTCTGATGCTCCTACCTAACTGGCTGCAGTGAAATAGAGGGTGCATATGTGTCATGCACCCAGCTACTACTAATAAAGAAAAGCAATCCATGGTAGGTGGAAAGTGCCTTCCCAAATGCAATTATAGCTCATCGccagggaacagagatcagttccccgggagaaaatggctgttttggagggtggactccatagcattatataccTTTGAGTTCcttcccaaatcccgcccactcccggctccacccccacagtctccaggcatcccccaacccagagctggcaaccctaactagtGGCGGGCGTGAGAAGGAAAAGAATATTTCCTCCCCACCCTAAATAAGGCGAGGAAAGCTTCCTTTAAGTTATCTAGCAGCGGCCTCAAGTCAAATCACCGCCTGGCCGCCAAGTGCCCGCTGGCTCCTTTAGCCCTGCGCCGGGTCCAGGGCTCCGCCGTCCTCTCCCGGGATAGGCCGGAACTCCAACCCGCTTCTTGCTTGGGAACGGGCGTCCCGCTATAACCATAGCAACCGCACGGCGCAAACCATATCACGGGCATTTTCGCCTCTTTGAAAGGAGGCCCAGACCACTCGCTGCTCTTGGGGATCCCCATGAGGGGAGCGATTTGCTGCCGTTTCTAGTAACTAGGCAATGGCattattaatataaataataacGGGGAAGGAAGCTAGGTTCATACTCTCCCACCCCCCCCTTATCAATGGTATGGTCCCGAGCGAGGCGCTGTTTCTCTCTCCGCCCTTTACGGCGGTTTGGGACGCAACCATTATAGGAAAAGAAACGGGTGGACGCTTTCTGATACGCCCTGCTAGAGTCCTCTCTAGAAAATCGCTTGACTCGCGTCCAGCTTTTGGATAAGACGGTGCTAATTCGCCTGTGCTTTATGAAATACATCTGtaccggctcccccccccccccgtgcctcgtGGTAGAGTCCTCCATCTCTTTGCTCGACTGTTGCTCCTGTTACCCACGCGTCCCTCTGCCACCCACCCGGGTTCGCGAAGTTTGGAAACCGTGGTAAGTGTGCGCCTGCGCGGATTGGCAGAAACGTAAACAGCAGCTATAAAAGAGGGTGGCGAGGATATTCGCGTAAAAAGGCTGGTCTGGTGATTCCAACGGCTGGTTGGTCCGTGCGGTTGTGCAGCGTTGCATCTGCCAAGGCAGTGGTGCTGCTCCGCTCTTCGTACTGCCCATTTCGTCCCCCACCAGTACTGAAATACGCATTCAGACGATTAGGTTTTCTTCGCGAGCGAAGCTAGGAATTCCCCTTGCATGGATCCATACCCAGCGTAGGCCTGCTTTGGTGGAGCCGATTGGGTTGCGGACCCAGGGTTTTGTGGATGTGTGCAGAGCTGACGCTTTTCTTTGTGAAGCATCTTCCGTTTTCACCAGGTGCACATTTCAAGTGATTACCTCGTAGCCATGAGCTGAGCTGCACCTGATGGATGTCTGTCTGTTCTCTTTGTGAGAAGTGTATGGTAGGGAGGGAGAAATGGGATCTGAATGGTGTCAGAATTCCTTCCACATTCAGCCCTGCTAGCTCATAATAGCTGAGTTCTGGTCTACACGTGTGTTGTAGAATCCTGCGATGCTGGTTTCCCCACTtggcgtggtgtcgtggttaagtgcCGCAGCTCCTAATCTAGCGAGCcaaattgattccctgctcctccacatgaagccagccagGTGACATGTACAACAATATAGaatgtacaatgatataggctagatatcaggaaaacaaatttcacagtcagtgtagttcagcagtggaataggcagcctaaggaggtggtgaactccccctcactggcagtcttcaagcaaaggctggatacacacttttcttggatgctttaggatgctttgggctgatcctgcgttgaacaggggggttggactagatggcctgtatggccccttccaactctatgattctattctatgaccttggacttgtcacaactctgatactgctgttctcacagaacagttctgtcaaagctctctcagctccacctacctcagaaggtgtctgttgtggggcgagaaaaggaaggcaattgtaaactgctttgagactcccatcaggcagtgaaaaggagggtataaaaaataAGTCCTCTTCTTCAGTGGAAAAGCCCAATTCGTCCCCTGTGCTCTGTGGGCCCACTGTGTTCCATGTGTTAGCCATGCCTAAGCTAGGCATCTTGTTAGGAAATGCGGGAGGCACTGAAATACTGAAAAGTTGGAATTAGTATGACTGAATGATCACAGGAGTTGGTGTGCTTACCGTATGAAGGAAAGATAAAGCCTCTAGGCATTTTTAGTTTGGGGTGCGGGAATCACTTAATGGAGATCTCCAAAATTTTGCATGCTGTAGAAGAAGTGGATCAgaaagatttctcttctgctcccGTAATACTACAATGCAGAGCCATTCTATGAAACTCATTGACAGTAAATTCCCCTCACCCATAACCCAAATGAGGGATGGGCTAAGGcattttggggaggagagaactgagaatgcTTTTGCTTGTTCTCCAATCAAGGAGGGATACAAactcagggttttttgtttgtttttttgggggagagAGACACCATTTTTCCATTATTTGGCCAAGGGTGTTGCCTCACAGAATGTGCATGTTTCAACCCTTTCTGATGTCCCTTTTGCCattctttgtttcctttgttgCTTTTGCATATCGGCAACCAGAGCAAGGTTTTCAGGCTGGGGGACAATGCCGCTCTTTGGGAACACCTTCAGTCCCAAGAAAACCCCACCCAGgaaatcagcttccctttccaaCCTGCACTCGGTAAGTTCTAGAATCTGGAGTGCGAGTGGGCAGACTTGTGCAAGGGCGCTTTGTCTCGTTTAACCAGTGCCTCAGGTCCACACGACACAGGATAGCAACTCAGGAGTGGAACCTCTCAGAATCTGTCGCCTCTCTATACTAACTGTTGCAGATCAAGGATTCTAGAAATGCAGCAGTTGAGCTTCACAGCTGTTTGGAGGCAGTCAGTCAAttcacattttctttttacaGATAAGAAACACTGAGGCTGGGAGAGGGATAATTAACCCGGCTGATCCTTCTttggaagaaaaaacaaagaCAATGCTTTAAATCTCCCCTTTCAAATCTGTACTCTGGATGaaggaagggctgggggaggTGGACAAAAGAGATGGGGTTGGAGCCAGCAAGTTGGGAGGAAGCAGGGGCCAATGGGAGAATGAAGAATTTCCTCCCCTCCGCATCATGTAACCTCACTCTTGTTAACATTTGTACTGAATATTAAAACATGAAGGAgaagaatctggggggggggtgaaaataGGTTCTTTAAACATGTTGAATCAGCTTTCTCCCTACAGCTGGATAGATCTACCCGTGAGATTGAGCTGGGCCTAGACTATGGCACTCCAACAATGACCCTTGCTGGACAGAGTCTGAAGTTTGAGAATGGCCAGTGGATTACAggtgaggaaggaagaagaacagCTGAGTTTTATgcccttttactacccaaaggagtcccaaagtggtttacaaacacctttccctttctctccccacaacagatagcctgtgagataggtgtggatgagagagctccaagggaactgtgactagaccaagatcacccagctggctgcatgtggaggaatagggactcaaacctggttctccagatcagagtccccTGCTTTAACACCAAGTCATAATCAGGGTATCATCCAGTAccttagagcagctgtccccaacccctggtctggggaccggtaccggtccgtggatcagtcggtaccgggccgcagctcctcctcatcctcctccccggctgctgcctcgggggctgccctgccactctgctgctggctcacctttggtgctctccagcggctgccatggctggggctccccctcagcatggcactgcacagctgctgctggcagcgccccccagcaggcggcgggaagtcaggggcactggcaggaaagcaagtggagcaggggctcaggcggcggcaatgtccctcgtcaaaagactaccccccccgggcctcagtaaaattgtcaagcgttgaccagtacccagtgataaaaaggttggggaccactgccttagaggacacATCCTGATGTGACGGTAGCCCCAACATCCTGAGTCTTGGTTACCAGCCTTAGTTGGAAGAGGGATATTTCATTCATGATTGGTTGATTGCTGCCTGTGCTTGCTGTCTCTGTCCTGGACCCAGTTATGGAAGGTAAGACCTTTTGGTCCTTCTTTTATATCACGATTGCAGGCACAGGTTATATACCATATGTGGAACGGACACTGTTGCTTGGGTCTTCTTGGGTGTTGGTGCTCCGCTGGGGAACCTCAGCTATGCTCAGTCCCCTTCCTGACAGACACCACTACTGGCTCTGTCTCCAGCCTGCTTTTACCAGGGAAGGCATTTGTAGGTCTTTTGGCATGTGTTGGGATGTTTACACCTTGGTAGTAGTGTCATTTTCTGTCAAGCTCAGTATTCCTGTCTGGCCAAGGCCAACAACTGCTGAGCCTTTTTTCGAGGGCTGGAGGCAGTGTGGGATTGGCAGTGCAGGATAATTATTAATACCATCCCCCTTTTTCACTTATAGACTCATTT
Above is a window of Paroedura picta isolate Pp20150507F chromosome 5, Ppicta_v3.0, whole genome shotgun sequence DNA encoding:
- the CBY1 gene encoding protein chibby homolog 1 isoform X1, whose product is MLVSPLGVVSWLSAAAPNLASQIDSLLLHMKPARARFSGWGTMPLFGNTFSPKKTPPRKSASLSNLHSLDRSTREIELGLDYGTPTMTLAGQSLKFENGQWITDSFGGSGDRRETQRLRKRNQQLEEENNLLRLKVDILLDMLSETTAESHLMEKELEELKNYSQKRK
- the CBY1 gene encoding protein chibby homolog 1 isoform X2, with protein sequence MPLFGNTFSPKKTPPRKSASLSNLHSLDRSTREIELGLDYGTPTMTLAGQSLKFENGQWITDSFGGSGDRRETQRLRKRNQQLEEENNLLRLKVDILLDMLSETTAESHLMEKELEELKNYSQKRK